The Oxyura jamaicensis isolate SHBP4307 breed ruddy duck chromosome 17, BPBGC_Ojam_1.0, whole genome shotgun sequence region CAGGTACTTGCAGAGCCGCGCGATCTCCACGTACTTGTCCAGGTCCAGCGGCGCCATCTTGGCACGGCGGCTCGGGGCCGGAAGCGGAGCGCGGCACTTCCGGGGAGCGGCGCGAGCGGCGGCGGAACCGGAAGCGGAGGAGGGCGCGCTTCCGGCGGCGGCCCCCGGCAGGGCGGTGAGgcagggcccggcccggccccgccatggggccgccgctgccgccgctgGAGCCGGGCCGGCGCCCGCAGGCGGCCAAGTGGTGAGCGCTGCCCCCGGTACCCCCCCCGTTACCCCTCGGTGCCTCCCCCCACCCGCCGCTGAGCGCCGCCTCCCCGCAGGTACCGGCTGCGGCCGCGCGGAGCGGGACCCAGCGGGCGCGTGGGCCACGGCTGCCTCCTGGTGCCGGGCGGGCCCGGCCGCGTCCTGCTGCTGGGCGGCGCCGACCCCGCCGGCGCCTTCGCGGACGCGTACGTCGTGGAGCTGGGTGAGcgccgcggggcgggcggggtGCGGGGCTCTCACGGCGCCCTCACGGGGCCCTCATGGCGCTGACGCCGCCGGCGGTTCCCGCAGGGTCCCTGCGCTGGGCCCAGGCCGGCTGGAGCGGGCTGCGGCCGCGCTATGAGCACGCCACCTtcctccccgcccgccgccccccgcgccTCTGGGTCTTCGGCGGCGCCCACCAGGCCGGGAACAGGAGCTGCGTCCAGGCGCTGGACCCCGGTGAGTGCCCGGCACCGCGGGTGGAACCCCGGGGCTGTGGGCTGGTGGCAGCGggcagcccccccggcagccccctgGCTCAGGCCCACAGGTGTTCTACGTTCCCACCCCACTGCCGCGTTTGCCTTCTTGATGAAATGTCTCGGTTAGAAACAGGAACCTGGGAGAGCCCTGCGGTGGCGGGCACCCCGCCACTGCCCAGGACGTTCCACACATCCTCAGCAGCTATCGGGGACCGTCTGTACGTCTTCGGAGGGGGAGACAAGGGAGCAGAACCGGTCCAAGACCAGCAGCTTCACGTGTTTGACACAGGTACCTCTGGGTTGTTGTCAAAGGGTGGAAGTGAGCAGCCACCAGGCTGCAGGTCTGCGTTCTGAGTTCATGAAGGGTACACAAATACTGGGCCCCTGCCTCAGCTGCCAGCTTAAATGGGTGGACAGGGATTGTTTGCTGCTGACCTGCACTCGTCTTCATACTGGAACTGGGAGTTTGGACCAAGACGGCAATGGGGTGGCAATGCCACGGGTGTGCTCGCCCAGTGCCATCATTACTCTGTTCATTCCCCGGGCCCCGCGTGCAGCAAAGGGAGGCATCAGCGAGGCTGGGGGACCGCTGGCTTGGGGAGCCCCAGAGCCGTTCCCTCACACGGCCATGCTCCATTGCAGCCACCTGTACCTGGTCCCAGCCCCATACCCGCGGTGatcccccggccccccggcaCGGGCACGTCGTGGTTGCAGTCGGGACCAAGCTTTTCATACACGGAGGTTTAGCTGGAGACGTTTTCTACGATGATTTGTTCTGCATTGATACAAGTAAGTGTGGATACAGGTTCCTTGGAGCGATAGCTGCGGTGGTGCACTTTGCTTTCAGGGAGACCTTTTCACTAAAAGATCAGCTCTTAAGTGtggtcttttaaaataaaggaaacctCCAATTTGGGGTAGTTgccatgaaatatttcagtcatgCTAAGCATTactatttttgtgtatttttttataattatttcccACAGAAGACCTGACGTGGGTGAAGATACCAGCCAGCGGTGACGTCCCGGGAGGACGGGCGTCGCACGCCTCAGCTGTGTTTCGGGACCACGTGTACATCTTCGGGGGGATAGGCCCGGCCGGTACTCTCGATACCACGCACAAGTACCACATGGGTAGGGAGACCTCTCAGGCCGTATCAGTAAATCCTGTCTGTCTGAAAACGTTACACCTTCCGTTCCCGGGCTGCATCGTGGCAGCCGGTGTCATTGCACTGGATTATACCAGTACGAGACCAAGcgctgcagcagcttctctgctgccttttttaaGGCTGTGTGATGTTGCAAACTAGTCCATGGTGACGGCACTGCTCCAGCACGCTTCTGTGAAGCGCCGTTTATAGATGTGAACGCATCTCTCCGCACTGCAGGGGAGCAGCGGTGGACGCTCCTGCACTTTGACTCCCCTCTGCCCGCCGGGAGGCTGGACCACGCCATGTGCGTCATCCCCTGGCGGGCCGGGGGGAGCGGTGGCACTGcggaagaggaagctgaggaagAGCCAGCTGGGGGCAAGGCTGACCTCCTCCGGTGGAGCCAGGAGGAGGAGCGGTGCGGTGAGGACCCAGCGCTGCACCTGCTGTTCGTGTTTGGGGGAATGGACACGCAGGGGGAGATATTCAGGGACTGCCTTGTAACCCCCATCGAGTAGTCCACGGGCAGTCCTTTTTGGGAAGGCTGTGTAGTGGCGTCAGATCACGTTCCTGCTTTCCAATAAACAAGGTGTTGCTGTCAGGCGGGTGGCcctgtgctcccagccccaggtaCTCCTGCTTTCTGGGCACACAGTCACGCCTCGAGTCCCTTTGCAAGGCTGCAGAAGAGcctcagcagccagctgctggaaCACAGTGCTGGGTGAAGGAGAGGCAGCGGCCTGTGTGTCGCTCCTGGGCAGCTCTCTCCCCAAGGTAGCTCTGATTCCTGGCTGGCCACAGTAACCTGCGGTGCTATTGTTACCTACAGCTTTCTGAAGGATAATTAAAGAGGGTTAATTGAAGGGGTTTAGCTGCCACTACTTTGAAAATGAGTGAGAAGTGTAGGGGCACCTGTCCCCCACACCAGGGAAAACACCACAGGCACAGAGGAGCTACAAGAGCTGGACTTGGTTCCTCCAGCATAAGAAGCTTCATCATCACCTAGGAAAACTGAGCTTCAAGGAGCTGCTTTCagtctgctgcagctggctttgTCCTCGTGAGCTTTGAGCTTAGACTCCCTGACATGCTTTCACAGCCACACTCTGCAAGCAGGAGATGGGGAGGGTGAGTAGCCTCGTGTAACCAAGGGCAGGAGCTCTTGGCTGTACACTTCCCCGCACCTGCAGCAGGCTCCTCGTGCAGAAAAGGAGAGGCCTGAACCCAGCTTTCAGCACCAAACACCAGCAGCATGGTTACAGCTCTCAAGCCAGGACCTTTCCTTTGCAGCTTTCTTTGTATTAAACCCAAGTTCTGCAGCCAAAGCTCAGGTTccagacagcagagctgctaCAACTTACCCCCTCCCAGGGGCATCTTATGCTGAGGAAGTAGTAGTGGGGTCAGTGGTTACCCACCCCTAGGCTTTAGGTCCCCTCCACATCTTCATcagaaggagcagctgctgctgctagctGGCAGGAAGTACAAGCTACCAGAGATCCAGTGTAAATAACAAATTTATTGTGGTCACTTCAGGTAGAAAAGCTCTACACCAAGTTCTCATGACCGAGTTGTTAAATAGAACGCTTCCATGGCCAGTACTTCTACGCCCCTGTTCTCATTTACACACCCCCCCCActgcccttccctccccagacATCAAGCACCTGCTAACGAAAAGCAGTAAACAGCCACGTCGGGCTAGCATTTCCAGCTCCACTCACGAGTGAAGATTCAAAGTTACATTCCAAATTAAGAgttcaatattttaaacaagTGTTCCTGAGTCCAATATATACACACGCCACATTCAGGGATGCCAGCATCTACAACTcatccttctctgctgcttcttcttcaCCCGAGGGAGGGGGGCCTGCACTTCCGTAGAGCTTGCTAACAATGGGCTGAACAACTTCCTCTAGCTCCTTCTTCTTTGATTTGAAGTCTTCAATATCCGCATCTTGGTGGCTTTCGAGCCACTCGATCTTTTCCTCTACTGCTTTCTCTattgtttctttgtcttcagaTGACAGCTTGCCACCCAGCTTCTCTTTGTCCCCAATCTGGTTCTTCAGAGAATAGGCGTAGCTTTCCAGCTCGTTCCGGGCATCGATGCGTTCTTTTAgctttttgtcttcctctgcAAACTTCTCAGCATCATTAACCATCCTCTCAATCTCTTCTGGTGTTAGCCGATTCTGGTCATTTGTAATGGTGATCTTGTTTTTGTTCCCAGTGCCCTTGTCTTCAGCTGTGACACGGAGGATTCCATTTACATCTATTTCAAAGGTAACTTCAATCTGTGGGACACCACGAGGAGCAGGAGGGATTCCCGTCAGATCAAAAGTTCCCAGAAGATGATTGTCCTTGGTGAGGGGACGCTCACCTAGAAAACAGTTACACAATTAGTTCACAATTAGACAGTTTTTCTTCGCCACCTGTGGTTTGCACTTTTTACAAAACCATTAACTTTAAGCTACGTGCTTTTCTAAGCTGAGGTTTTAAATTCCACCTCAACATTCATCTTGATGCCTACACTATCACCTCTTACTCTGAAGAGAAGCTCTTCAGAATGCAATCATGGAATAACCATGTTTGAAAACTGATCTTTTGGGAACTGGTCTGTAGAACAGCTGTTgatgctgctcagagctgcctcAGTCTGTTAACAGCTATAGGTGTAAGCAGCTGAGAGTATCTGCAGCTGTCTGACTGGTGGCAAgattccagctgctgcaggggacaCGGGCAGCACTTACCTTCATAGACCTTGATTGTCACAGTTGGCTGGTTGTCAGAAGCTGTTGAGAAAATCTGAGACTTCTTTGTGGGAACAACAGTATTTCTTGGGATCAGTTTAGTCATCACACCTCCGACAGTCTCAATACCAAGTGTCAGAGGACACACGTCAAGCAGTACCAGGTCACCTGTAACAGATCAAGGGGCAGAACGTGAGTGACTTCAGCTCCTCTCTGGCAGAGTGCACCACTGTGACCAGCAGTCTGAGGCAGATACAGAACTAATTAAGGACTCAGGCAATTCAAATCTACCACTATTTGGCAGTAACAGTACCCACTATTCAGTCACTCTGGAGTGACAGTAAAGATGTAATTACCCAAAGATGTTATTACCTGTATCTTGGTCTCCAGAGAGAACACCAGCCTGAACAGCTGCACCGTAGGCTACAGCCTCGTCTGGATTAATGCCACGAGAAGGCTCTTTCCCATTAAAGAACTCTTTAACAAGTTGTTGTATTTTGGGGATGCGAGTAGAGCCACCAACAAGAACGATCTCATCAATATCAGACTTCTTCAGGTCAGAGTCTTCCAGAACTTTCTGAACAGGCTTCATCGTAGAACGGAACAGGTCCTGGAAAGACAAGAGGACAGTGAGACTGTATTTCCACGTACCTAGTCCCCATGTTATGCAGGCTTAGGGTACTAAGAACTACCAAGTCAGATCATCAAGGCTTGTGTTCAGCCTCAATGAGACCTTAGCTGTCTGTAACACATGCAGCCCCAGGAAGCAaagcctttctgcttttttgtaGCACATTATTTAAATTGTCGATTATTTATATGCTGCTGAGGTGTAATGAAGGCACAATGTGAAATCCCTTGCATTCACCAGCAGCACTTTTGGGAGGGGCTGAGGgaatttaacttattttctaaGCTTACCATGTTCAGTTCTTCAAATTTGGCTCGAGTAAGTGTCTCAGAGAAATCTTCTCCCTCAAAAAAGGATTCTATTTCAATTCTAGCTTGATGCTGAGATGACAAGGCTCGTTTTGCTTTCTCCACTTCCCGTCTTAGTTTCTGCACAGCTCTATTATCCTTCCTGACATCtttcccagttttctttttgtagagTTTGATGAAGTGTTCCATAACACGTTGGTCAAAGTCTTCTCCACCCAGGTGAGTGTCTCCATTAGTAGCCACAACTTCAAAGACTCCATTGTCAATTGTGAGGAGGGAGACATCAAAAGTCCCACCACCCAAGTCAAACACGAGGATGTTCTTCTCACCCTCCCTCTT contains the following coding sequences:
- the RABEPK gene encoding rab9 effector protein with kelch motifs isoform X1, which gives rise to MGPPLPPLEPGRRPQAAKWYRLRPRGAGPSGRVGHGCLLVPGGPGRVLLLGGADPAGAFADAYVVELGSLRWAQAGWSGLRPRYEHATFLPARRPPRLWVFGGAHQAGNRSCVQALDPETGTWESPAVAGTPPLPRTFHTSSAAIGDRLYVFGGGDKGAEPVQDQQLHVFDTATCTWSQPHTRGDPPAPRHGHVVVAVGTKLFIHGGLAGDVFYDDLFCIDTKDLTWVKIPASGDVPGGRASHASAVFRDHVYIFGGIGPAGTLDTTHKYHMGEQRWTLLHFDSPLPAGRLDHAMCVIPWRAGGSGGTAEEEAEEEPAGGKADLLRWSQEEERCGEDPALHLLFVFGGMDTQGEIFRDCLVTPIE
- the HSPA5 gene encoding endoplasmic reticulum chaperone BiP, which produces MRHLLWALLVLGAARADDEEKKEDVGTVVGIDLGTTYSCVGVFKNGRVEIIANDQGNRITPSYVAFTPEGERLIGDAAKNQLTSNPENTVFDAKRLIGRTWNDPSVQQDIKYLPFKVVEKKAKPHIQVDVGGGQTKTFAPEEISAMVLTKMKETAEAYLGKKVTHAVVTVPAYFNDAQRQATKDAGTIAGLNVMRIINEPTAAAIAYGLDKREGEKNILVFDLGGGTFDVSLLTIDNGVFEVVATNGDTHLGGEDFDQRVMEHFIKLYKKKTGKDVRKDNRAVQKLRREVEKAKRALSSQHQARIEIESFFEGEDFSETLTRAKFEELNMDLFRSTMKPVQKVLEDSDLKKSDIDEIVLVGGSTRIPKIQQLVKEFFNGKEPSRGINPDEAVAYGAAVQAGVLSGDQDTGDLVLLDVCPLTLGIETVGGVMTKLIPRNTVVPTKKSQIFSTASDNQPTVTIKVYEGERPLTKDNHLLGTFDLTGIPPAPRGVPQIEVTFEIDVNGILRVTAEDKGTGNKNKITITNDQNRLTPEEIERMVNDAEKFAEEDKKLKERIDARNELESYAYSLKNQIGDKEKLGGKLSSEDKETIEKAVEEKIEWLESHQDADIEDFKSKKKELEEVVQPIVSKLYGSAGPPPSGEEEAAEKDEL
- the RABEPK gene encoding rab9 effector protein with kelch motifs isoform X2 encodes the protein MGPPLPPLEPGRRPQAAKWYRLRPRGAGPSGRVGHGCLLVPGGPGRVLLLGGADPAGAFADAYVVELGSLRWAQAGWSGLRPRYEHATFLPARRPPRLWVFGGAHQAGNRSCVQALDPETGTWESPAVAGTPPLPRTFHTSSAAIGDRLYVFGGGDKGAEPVQDQQLHVFDTATCTWSQPHTRGDPPAPRHGHVVVAVGTKLFIHGGLAGDVFYDDLFCIDTNLTWVKIPASGDVPGGRASHASAVFRDHVYIFGGIGPAGTLDTTHKYHMGEQRWTLLHFDSPLPAGRLDHAMCVIPWRAGGSGGTAEEEAEEEPAGGKADLLRWSQEEERCGEDPALHLLFVFGGMDTQGEIFRDCLVTPIE